The Nevskiales bacterium genome contains the following window.
GCGGTCGAGTCGAGCTGCGACGCGGAGATCTGACCGACGCCGCGGCCGTCACCGATGCCGCCGCGGGTATGGACGCGGTCGTTCACCTCGCGGCCCTGGTCGGCGACGGGCACACGCGTGCCGCCCAGCAGCGCGTCACGGTCGGCGGTACGCAGAACGTCGTCGAGGCGGCGCGCCGGCACCGCTGTCATGTGATCCTGGCCTCGAGCATCTGCGCCTACGGCGACCATCTTCAGCGCGGTGCCTGCCCCGAAGACACGCCCTATGGCCGTCCGCAGGGCACTTACGGCTGGGCCAAGCAGCGGCAGGAGGCAGTGCTGCGCACGCTGGATCCGTCGGCGTGGACGATCATCCGCCCGGCCAACATCTACGGCCCGGGCTGCAAGCCCTGGCTGGAAGAAGCCGGCGCGGCCCTGCGACAGGGCCTGCCGGTGATCATCGGCGACGGGCGCGGCAACGCGGGCCTGACCTATGTGGACAACGTCGCCGAACTGTTCTGCGCCGCGCTGGAGCAGCCCGCGGCGCGCGGCCGGGTGTACAACGCCTGCGACGAACTTGAAGTCAGCTGGGCGCAATACTTCAGCGATCTGGCGCGCCTGCTCGGCACACCGCCGCCCAAGCGGGCGCCGCGCCTCGCGGTGCGGCTGCTGGCCCTGCTCGCACCGCCGCTGTGGCGCCTGCTGCGGCGCCGTGACCGCCCGCCCATCACCCGCGAGGCCTACAACCTGGTCGGCAGCGACCACCGCATCCCCGCCGAGCGCGCGCGCCGCGAGCTGGGCTGGACGCCGCGCATGTCCTATGCGGACGGGATGCAGGCGGTGGCGCAGTCGCTCCGGGGGTCGTGACGGCGGCGCTGGTATCGATCGTCGCCGGGGCAGGGGTCGGTGGCGGTGACGCGGCGCGGACTACCGCTGGCGATTGCGATACGCTAGCTCACCGCGAAGCTCACGGAGGGCTTGCACCGATGACGGCGGAACTCGTTTTCTACACCCATCCGATGTCGCGTGGCCGCATCGTGCGCTGGATGCTGGAGGAGCTGGGCCAGCCCTATCGCACGGAGCTGATCCCTTACGGGCCAGCGATGAAGTCGCCCGAGTATCGGGCGATCAACCCGATGGGCAAGGTGCCGGCGCTGCGCCACGGCGACACGGTGGTCACCGAATGCGCCGCGATCTGCGCGTATCTCGCCGACGCCTTTCCGGAGGCGGGCCTGGCGCCGCCGCCGGCGGCGCGCGGCGACTACTACCGCTGGCTGTTCTTCGCCGCCGGCCCGGTCGAGGCCGCCGTGGCGGTCCGCATGCTGGGTGTGGAGCCGGATGAGAAGCAGCGTGCGACCGTGGGCTTCGGCAGCATGGCCGCGGTGCTGGACACGCTGGAGCACGCCGTGCGGGGCAAGCGCTACCTCGCCGGCGGACGCTTCAGCGCGGCGGACGTCTACGTCGGCAGCCAGATCGGCTGGGGCCTGCGCTTCGGCACGCTGGAGAAGCGTCCTGCCCTGGTCGCCTACTGGGAGGGCTTGAGCGACCGCGAGGCTTACCGACGCGCCAGCGCGATCGACGACGAGGCTGCCGCGCGCCTGTCTGCCTGAGCGGCACGAGTGAGCGCAACGCCGATGCTCCGGGGCGCGATCGCACTGGTCGCGCTGTGGCTCGGGGCCTGCAGCGGCAGCTCGCCGTCGGGTGGCGACGCAGGCGCTGGCCTCGACGGCGCGACGGTGCAACAGGTACCGTTCCGGCTCTGCCTCGGCGTACTGTGCACGGTCGCGGCCGGGGTCAACCCGCCGCCGCAGCCCTACCTCTACGCCGAGGGCAC
Protein-coding sequences here:
- a CDS encoding NAD(P)-dependent oxidoreductase, translated to MKKVLVTGANGFLGRRLVEQLLARGHAVRAFVLPGEAVPAHWSGRVELRRGDLTDAAAVTDAAAGMDAVVHLAALVGDGHTRAAQQRVTVGGTQNVVEAARRHRCHVILASSICAYGDHLQRGACPEDTPYGRPQGTYGWAKQRQEAVLRTLDPSAWTIIRPANIYGPGCKPWLEEAGAALRQGLPVIIGDGRGNAGLTYVDNVAELFCAALEQPAARGRVYNACDELEVSWAQYFSDLARLLGTPPPKRAPRLAVRLLALLAPPLWRLLRRRDRPPITREAYNLVGSDHRIPAERARRELGWTPRMSYADGMQAVAQSLRGS
- a CDS encoding glutathione S-transferase family protein codes for the protein MTAELVFYTHPMSRGRIVRWMLEELGQPYRTELIPYGPAMKSPEYRAINPMGKVPALRHGDTVVTECAAICAYLADAFPEAGLAPPPAARGDYYRWLFFAAGPVEAAVAVRMLGVEPDEKQRATVGFGSMAAVLDTLEHAVRGKRYLAGGRFSAADVYVGSQIGWGLRFGTLEKRPALVAYWEGLSDREAYRRASAIDDEAAARLSA